Proteins from a single region of Seriola aureovittata isolate HTS-2021-v1 ecotype China chromosome 9, ASM2101889v1, whole genome shotgun sequence:
- the LOC130174470 gene encoding rhodopsin-like: MNGTEGPNFYVPMSNKTGLVRSPFEHPQYYLAEPWKYSLLAAYMLFLIITAFPINFLTLYVTVKHKKLRTPLNYILLNLAVADLFMVIGGFTVTLYTALHGYFILGVTGCNIEGFFATLGGEIGLWSLVVLAIERYIVVCKPMTNFRFGEKHAIAGLGFTWIMALTCAAPPLFGWSRYIPEGMQCSCGIDYYTPKPEINNTSFVIYMFVLHFSIPLFIIFFCYSRLLCTVRAAAAQQQESETTQRAEKEVTRMVIVMVISFLVCWVPYATVAWYIFANQGAEFGPVFMTAPAFFAKSAALYNPVIYILLNRQFRNCMITTVCCGKNPFGDDEAAATTASKTQTSSVSSSQVAPA, encoded by the exons ATGAATGGCACAGAAGGACCCAACTTTTATGTCCCCATGTCTAACAAGACTGGATTGGTTCGTAGCCCATTTGAGCACCCGCAGTACTACCTGGCTGAGCCCTGGAAGTACTCTCTTCTGGCTGCGTACATGCTGTTCCTCATCATCACTGCCTTCCCCATCAACTTCCTCACTCTCTACgtcactgtcaaacacaaaaaattGAGGACCCCTCTGAACTACATACTGCTCAACCTGGCGGTGGCCGACCTCTTCATGGTCATTGGTGGCTTCACAGTTACTCTCTACACAGCCCTGCATGGATATTTCATCTTAGGGGTCACTGGCTGCAACATTGAAGGATTCTTTGCCACCTTAGGAG GAGAGATCGGTCTCTGGTCTTTGGTGGTTTTGGCTATTGAGCGCTACATTGTGGTCTGTAAGCCAATGACCAACTTCCGCTTCGGGGAAAAACATGCCATTGCTGGCCTCGGATTCACGTGGATCATGGCCCTAACCTGTGCTGCACCTCCTCTGTTTGGATGGTCTCG GTACATCCCAGAGGGAATGCAGTGTTCCTGTGGGATTGACTACTACACTCCCAAGCCCGAGATCAACAACACCTCATTCGTCATCTATATGTTTGTCCTCCATTTCTCTATCCCCCTCTTCATCATTTTCTTCTGCTACAGTCGCCTGCTATGCACTGTCCGAGCG gctGCAGCCCAGCAGCAGGAGTCTGAAACCACACAGAGAGCCGAGAAAGAAGTGACACGTATGGTCATTGTCATGGTGATCTCCTTCCTGGTGTGCTGGGTCCCCTATGCCACAGTGGCGTGGTACATCTTTGCCAATCAGGGAGCTGAGTTTGGACCTGTATTCATGACTGCTCCAGCCTTCTTTGCTAAGAGTGCTGCTCTGTACAACCCAGTCATCTACATTCTGCTAAACAGACAG TTCAGAAACTGCATGATCACAACAGTGTGCTGTGGAAAGAACCCATTTGGAGACGACGAGGCCGCTGCCACCACTGCCTCCAAAACCCAGACTTCATCCGTATCTTCCAGCCAGGTGGCCCCCGCTTGA
- the ift122 gene encoding intraflagellar transport protein 122 homolog, with product MRAVLAWKETSECVYDLAFKPDGSQLIIAAGHRVLVWDAADGSIIQPLKGHKDIVYCVAYAKDGKRFASGSADKSIIIWTSKLEGILKYTHNDSIQCVAYNPVTHQLASCSSGDFGLWSPEQKSVNKHKVSSKITCCGWTNDGQYLALGMMNGVVSIRNKNGEEKVKIERPGGSSSPIWSIAWNPSKDEHNDILAVADWGQKLSFYQLSGKQIGKDRTLTYDPCCVSYFSKGEYIVMGGSDKQASLYTKDGVRLGTIGEQNAWVWTCRVRPDSNFVVLGCQDGTIACYQLIFSTVHGLYKDRYAYRDSMTDVIVQHLITEQKVRIKCRELVKKIAIYRNRLAIQLPEKILIYELYSDDSSDMHYRIKEKICRKFECNLLVVCSQHIILCQEKRLQCLSFTSVREKEWVMESLIRYIKVIGGPPGREGLLVGLKNGAILKIFVDNPFPITLLKLSTSVRCLDMSASRNKLAVVDEHNTLLVYDINSKELLFQEPNANSVAWNTQCEDMLCFSGNGYLNIKASNFPVHQQKMQGFMVGYNGSKIFCLHVYSMSAVEVPQSAPMYQYLERKMFKEAYQIACLGVTDSDWRDLATEALEGLDFETAKKAFIRIRDLRYLELINSIEERKKRGENDNELFLADVYAYQGKFHEAAKLYKRTGHESRALSMYTDLRMFEYAKEFVGATDPNSSRILMTKQADWAKSSKEPRAAAEMYLSAGEHLKAIDIIGEHGWADMLIDIARKLDKAEREPLGKCALYFKRLKHHGYASETYSKMGDLQALVQLHVETRHWEEAFSLVEKHPQFKNNVFVPYAQWLAENDRFEEAQKAFHKAGRQNEAVKVLEQLTHNAVVENRFNDAGYYYWMLSMQCLDIARESEEQRDEMLKKFERFQHLAELYHVYRSIQRYTDEPFSSHMPETLFNICRFLLNNLTKDIPPGISKVNTLYALAKQSQKLGAYKLARYSYEKLQELHIPSRFQESIERGSLTIRSKPFHDSEDLIEGMMCYRCSTNNPLLNNQGSMCINCRQPFIYSASSYEVLPLVQFYLEVGINDEEAVSLIDLEVPHMDERNAHLHHTDNGELQALRMDDGLDNAEEDPFTAKMSFEQGGSNFVPVKVNHSVLRSMSRRDVLIKRWPRPLKWEYFRSLLPDVSITMCPTCFKMFHSEDYELLVLQHNCCPYCRRPIDEPN from the exons GGCTTTGGTCACCTGAGCAAAAATCTGTGAACAAACATAAAGTTAGCAGCAAAATAACATGTTGTGG GTGGACAAACGATGGCCAATACCTTGCCCTTGGCATGATGAATGGAGTAGTGAGCATACGAAACAAGAACGGAGAGGAGAAAGTCAAGATAGAGCGTCCAggaggctcctcctctcctatctGGTCCATTGCCTGGAACCCTTCTAA gGATGAGCACAATGACATTCTGGCTGTGGCAGACTGGGGTCAGAAGCTCTCCTTCTATCAGCTCAGTGGAAAGCAG aTTGGAAAAGACAGGACTCTAACCTATGACCCATGTTGCGTCAGTTACTTCTCTAAGGGCGAGTATATAGTCATGGGCGGGTCTGATAAACAGGCCTCCCTCTACACAAAAGATGGTGTACGGCTAGGCACCATTGGAGAGCAGAATGCCTGGGTCTGGACGTGCCGGGTTAGGCCTGACTCCAACTTCGTG GTGTTGGGCTGCCAGGATGGGACCATTGCCTGCTACCAACTTATCTTCAGTACAGTTCACGGCCTTTACAAGGATCGCTATGCTTATAGAGACAGCATGACTGATGTCATTGTTCAGCACCTCATCACTGAACAAAAAG TGAGGATCAAGTGCCGTGAGCTTGTGAAGAAGATCGCCATCTACAGAAACCGTCTTGCCATCCAGCTGCCTGAGAAGATCCTCATCTATGAGCTCTATTCAGATGACTCCTCAGACATGCACTACCGCATCAAGGAGAAAATTTGCAGGAAGTTTGAATGCAACTTGCTGGTAGTCTGCTCCCAGCATATCATCCTGTGTCAG GAGAAGAGGCTCCAGTGCCTGTCCTTCACCAGCGTCAGGGAAAAAGAATGGGTGATGGAGTCCCTAATTCGCTACATCAAAGTAATTGGTGGTCCACCAGGCAGAGAGGGCCTACTAGTGGGATTAAAGAATGGAGCT ATCCTGAAGATATTTGTTGACAACCCGTTTCCCATCACGCTGCTGAAACTGTCAACGTCGGTGCGCTGCCTGGACATGAGCGCCTCCCGCAATAAACTGGCTGTGGTGGATGAGCACAACACTCTCCTGGTCTATGACATCAACAGCAAAGAACTGCTTTTTCAG GAGCCTAATGCTAACAGTGTGGCCTGGAACACCCAGTGTGAGGACATGCTGTGCTTCTCTGGCAACGGGTACCTTAACATCAAGGCTAGCAACTTCCCTGTACACCAGCAGAAGATGCAAGGCTTTATGGTCGGCTACAATGGCTCTAAGATTTTCTGTCTCCATGTCTATTCCATGTCGGCTGTGGAGGTGCCTCAG TCAGCACCCATGTACCAGTACCTGGAGAGGAAGATGTTTAAGGAGGCCTACCAGATCGCCTGTCTGGGTGTGACAGACAGTGACTGGAGGGATTTAGCCACAGAAGCCCTGGAGGGACTTGACTTTGAAACTGCTAAGAAG GCCTTCATTAGAATCAGAGACCTGCGCTACCTGGAGCTCATCAATAGCATTGAG gagaggaagaagcgGGGTGAGAACGACAATGAGCTGTTCCTGGCAGACGTCTATGCCTACCAGGGGAAATTCCATGAGGCAGCCAAGCTCTACAAACGCACCGGCCATGAATCAAGAGCCCTGAGCATGTATACTGACCTGCGCATGTTTGAGTATGCCAAG GAGTTTGTTGGAGCCACAGACCCGAACAGCTCTCGGATCCTGATGACCAAGCAGGCAGACTGGGCTAAGAGCAGCAAGGAGCCGcgggcagcagcagagatgtaCCTGTCAGCTGGAGAACATCTCAAAGCCATAGACATTATAGGCGAGCATGGCTGGGCAGACAT GCTGATCGACATCGCTCGTAAGTTGGACAAGGCTGAGCGCGAGCCGCTGGGTAAATGTGCGCTCTACTTCAAGAGGCTGAAGCACCATGGCTATGCCTCAGAGACTTATTCCAAGATGGGAGACTTGCAGGCTCTGgtgcagctgcatgtggaaaCCCGGCACTGGGAAGAG GCCTTCTCGCTGGTAGAGAAGCACCCCCAGTTCAAAAACAACGTCTTTGTGCCTTATGCCCAGTGGTTGGCTGAGAATGATCGCTTTGAGGAAGCACAGAAGG CATTTCACAAGGCAGGGCGACAGAACGAAGCTGTGAAAGTACTGGAGCAGcttacccacaatgcagtgGTGGAGAACAGGTTCAATGATGCAGGGTACTATTACTGGATGCTGTCTATGCAGTGTCTGGACATTGCTAGAG AAAGCGAAGAACAGAGGGATGAAATGCTGAAGAAGTTTGAGCGTTTTCAGCATCTTGCTGAGCTCTACCATGTCTATCGCTCCATTCAGCGCTACACG GATGAGCCCTTCAGCTCCCACATGCCAGAGACGCTCTTCAACATATGCAGGTTCCTCCTGAACAACCTCACCAAGGACATACCACCAGGCATTTCCAAAGT TAACACCTTGTATGCATTGGCCAAGCAGAGTCAAAAACTGGGTGCATATAAGCTTGCCAGGTATTCTTACGAGAAGCTCCAGGAGCTGCACATTCCCTCTCGCTTCCAGGAGTCCATAGAGCGGGGCAGCCTCACCATTCGCTCCAAACCTTTCCACGACAGTGAG GATCTGATTGAGGGCATGATGTGCTACCGCTGCTCCACCAACAACCCCCTGCTGAACAACCAGGGGAGTATGTGCATCAACTGCAGGCAGCCTTTCATCTACTCAGCTTCATCATATG AGGTGCTGCCCCTGGTGCAGTTCTACCTGGAGGTGGGCATCAACGATGAGGAGGCTGTTTCTCTTATTGACCTGGAAGTTCCTCACATGGATGAGAGGAATGCACACTTGCACCATACGGACAATGGTG AGCTGCAGGCTTTGAGAATGGATGATGGTTTGGATAATGCAGAGGAAGACCCATTTACAGCCAAAATGAGCTTTGAG CAGGGGGGCTCGAACTTTGTCCCTGTCAAGGTGAATCACTCTGTGCTGCGCTCCATGAGCAGGAGGGATGTCCTGATCAAACGCTGGCCCAGGCCGCTCAAATGGGAATACTTCCGCTCCCTGCTGCCTGATGTGAGCATCACCATGTGCCCCACCTGCTTCAAG atgtttcacagtGAGGATTACGAGCTCCTGGTGCTCCAGCACAACTGCTGTCCATACTGTCGCAGACCCATCGATGAACCAAACTGA